From Woronichinia naegeliana WA131, the proteins below share one genomic window:
- a CDS encoding 5-formyltetrahydrofolate cyclo-ligase encodes MNKQNLRRQLLLQRQQLTKSVWREKSQQLCQQLIQMPLFQSAQTVLSYSSIRQEPDLHSLFTLNKQWGLSRCINQDLIWHLWQPQMPLQKGAYGILEPTADAPLIDPHSVDLILVPALACDRRGYRLGYGGGYYDRLLAQPIWAKIPTIGIIFDFGYFSELPADPWDIPLSGACTEFSAFWFKERT; translated from the coding sequence ATGAATAAACAAAATTTACGTCGTCAATTGTTACTACAACGCCAGCAATTAACCAAGTCAGTATGGCGCGAAAAAAGTCAACAACTTTGTCAACAGTTAATCCAGATGCCTCTGTTTCAATCAGCCCAAACTGTTTTGAGTTATAGCAGTATTCGCCAAGAACCTGATCTGCATTCTCTATTTACTCTGAATAAGCAATGGGGTCTATCTCGCTGTATTAATCAAGATCTGATTTGGCATCTTTGGCAACCTCAAATGCCGTTACAAAAGGGAGCCTATGGTATTCTCGAACCTACTGCTGATGCTCCTTTAATTGACCCTCACTCAGTTGATTTAATTCTGGTTCCAGCCCTGGCCTGCGATCGCCGAGGATATCGACTGGGTTACGGCGGTGGTTACTATGATCGTTTATTGGCCCAACCTATCTGGGCAAAGATTCCGACGATTGGCATTATTTTTGACTTTGGTTATTTTTCAGAACTTCCGGCGGATCCCTGGGATATTCCTTTATCAGGAGCTTGTACTGAATTTTCTGCTTTCTGGTTTAAGGAGCGCACTTAG
- a CDS encoding GerMN domain-containing protein: MARYKQSRSLSWFLGTAIAVLVAGTGAAWWAVSSLKPKPESTTVFPTPSSVNQSSSQAVPKSSLGQPSHAQVYWLVAQGDKTALIASPITLAKSLDKSQSLQTALEQLLTQTPPSSQSSAIPPGTQLLSVKNDAQGIHVNLSQTFTQGGGSESMTGRLGQLIYTATSLNPQSPVWIEVEGKPLETLGGEGLMIDQPMTRQQFDENFHDSTHP; the protein is encoded by the coding sequence ATGGCTAGATATAAACAGTCTCGATCCCTTAGTTGGTTTTTAGGAACAGCGATCGCGGTCTTAGTGGCAGGAACTGGAGCGGCTTGGTGGGCTGTTTCTAGCCTTAAACCAAAACCCGAATCCACTACCGTTTTCCCAACTCCCTCCTCCGTTAATCAATCCTCTTCCCAAGCTGTCCCGAAATCTTCCCTAGGGCAACCAAGTCACGCCCAAGTCTATTGGCTCGTGGCTCAGGGAGACAAAACCGCCTTGATTGCAAGTCCTATCACCCTTGCCAAATCTCTCGACAAAAGCCAAAGTTTACAAACTGCCTTAGAACAATTACTTACCCAAACCCCACCGTCATCCCAAAGTAGTGCCATTCCCCCTGGCACTCAGTTATTAAGCGTCAAAAATGATGCCCAAGGAATTCACGTCAATCTCTCCCAAACCTTTACCCAGGGAGGGGGTAGCGAGTCCATGACAGGACGATTAGGGCAACTCATCTACACTGCCACCAGTTTAAATCCCCAGTCCCCCGTCTGGATTGAGGTAGAAGGTAAACCCTTAGAAACCCTCGGCGGTGAAGGACTAATGATTGATCAGCCCATGACTCGCCAACAGTTTGACGAAAACTTCCACGACTCAACCCATCCCTAA
- a CDS encoding muconolactone Delta-isomerase family protein produces MSQQDLFQIWTEEADAALNAKQAGVVVDLWKCFGERRVIAIVQIDSVDTLDQILFTLPIMQKMGQHVQIKVTALRRYEDFTADLKTWIEK; encoded by the coding sequence ATGTCCCAACAGGACTTATTTCAGATTTGGACAGAGGAAGCGGATGCGGCTCTTAATGCTAAACAAGCTGGTGTGGTGGTCGATCTCTGGAAATGTTTCGGGGAACGGCGGGTGATTGCCATTGTTCAGATTGACTCCGTTGATACCCTGGATCAAATTTTATTTACCCTACCCATTATGCAAAAAATGGGGCAACACGTACAGATAAAAGTGACTGCCTTACGACGCTATGAAGATTTCACGGCGGATCTTAAAACCTGGATAGAAAAATAA
- a CDS encoding IS110 family transposase, with translation METQVASQWVGIDVSKAKLDIALRPANKVLQVTNQESGWQELSEQLKKYKIELIIIESTGGMERGVAHKLQKEEFKVAVINPKRARDFAKASGRLAKTDKIDAEVLAHFGEALQPSPKPLASESQVALSDLVNRRSQLVEMLNSEQKRAHSVRSSTAKADIETNIQWLKQRIKGMDEQIDQLRQDNEESKKQYELLTSVPGVGRVTAVTLLSMLPELGELPLKKLSSLVGIAPMNCDSGQMRGKRRIIGGRARVRAVLYMSALVAIQHNPVIKAFYQKLLQAGKAKKVALIAQGERI, from the coding sequence ATGGAAACTCAAGTAGCAAGCCAATGGGTTGGTATAGACGTCAGCAAAGCCAAGTTGGACATAGCTTTACGTCCAGCGAATAAGGTTTTGCAAGTAACCAATCAAGAGTCAGGCTGGCAGGAATTAAGCGAACAACTCAAAAAATACAAAATTGAGTTAATCATCATCGAATCAACAGGAGGAATGGAAAGAGGAGTGGCTCACAAGCTGCAAAAAGAGGAATTCAAGGTAGCAGTGATTAATCCCAAAAGAGCCAGAGATTTTGCCAAGGCATCAGGTCGTCTAGCGAAAACGGACAAAATAGATGCCGAGGTATTAGCCCATTTTGGAGAAGCCTTGCAACCAAGCCCAAAACCGTTAGCATCAGAATCTCAAGTAGCTTTATCCGATTTGGTCAATCGTCGTAGTCAGTTAGTGGAAATGCTAAACAGTGAACAAAAACGAGCGCACAGTGTTCGTAGTAGCACGGCGAAAGCTGACATTGAGACTAATATTCAATGGCTCAAACAAAGGATAAAAGGAATGGATGAGCAGATAGACCAACTGCGGCAAGACAACGAAGAGAGTAAAAAGCAGTATGAGCTATTAACCAGTGTACCTGGAGTGGGCAGAGTAACGGCCGTGACCTTGCTATCAATGTTGCCAGAATTAGGAGAGCTACCATTGAAGAAACTGTCGAGTCTAGTGGGAATTGCTCCCATGAACTGTGACAGTGGGCAAATGCGAGGAAAACGACGTATTATCGGTGGACGAGCAAGGGTGCGTGCCGTGCTGTATATGTCAGCCCTAGTGGCAATACAACACAATCCGGTAATTAAGGCGTTTTATCAAAAATTGCTCCAGGCAGGTAAGGCCAAAAAAGTAGCTTTAATTGCCCAGGGCGAACGCATCTAA
- a CDS encoding ISAs1 family transposase translates to MKLRPKYRLVEHFAEIDDPRIERTKRHKLIDILTIAILAVICGAEGWVAMESFGKAKHQWLKKILELPNGIPSDDTFARVFASLNPEQFQDCFLHWVKSIAEVSEGEVIAIDGKTLRHSYDNANGKGAIQMVSAWATANRLVLGQCKVESKSNEITAIPKLLKMLEVKGCIVTIDAMGTQTKIAQQIVGRGGDYVLALKGNQGNLCEDVEQLFAHAQSVNFVGIKHDFHQTIDKGHGRIEIRRCWTMEQTEFLLGAEKWAKLTSICMIKAERRLKDKTEYETRYYISSLPSNAQKLSQSVRSHWLIENSLHWVLDLAFNEDACRIRKDFAPENLAVLRHIALNLLTKENTLKLGIKNKRLRAGWNEDYLLKVLLG, encoded by the coding sequence ATGAAACTCCGACCCAAATATAGACTGGTAGAACACTTTGCCGAAATAGATGACCCTCGCATCGAACGAACAAAACGGCATAAACTCATTGATATTCTAACGATTGCCATCTTAGCCGTCATTTGTGGAGCAGAAGGTTGGGTAGCCATGGAAAGTTTCGGCAAGGCTAAACATCAATGGCTAAAAAAAATTTTGGAATTGCCGAATGGCATCCCCTCCGACGATACGTTTGCGCGTGTATTTGCTAGTCTGAATCCAGAGCAATTTCAAGACTGTTTTCTGCATTGGGTCAAAAGTATAGCGGAGGTAAGTGAAGGAGAAGTGATAGCGATTGACGGCAAAACCCTTCGCCACTCCTATGACAATGCCAACGGAAAGGGCGCAATTCAGATGGTAAGTGCATGGGCAACAGCAAATCGTCTAGTACTAGGACAGTGCAAGGTGGAAAGCAAATCGAATGAAATCACGGCGATTCCTAAACTCCTGAAAATGCTAGAGGTCAAAGGTTGTATCGTAACGATTGATGCCATGGGAACTCAGACAAAGATTGCCCAACAGATAGTAGGGCGAGGGGGAGATTATGTTTTGGCATTGAAAGGCAATCAAGGTAATTTATGTGAGGATGTTGAACAATTATTTGCTCATGCTCAATCGGTTAATTTTGTGGGAATTAAGCATGATTTTCATCAAACAATAGACAAGGGACATGGACGGATTGAAATTCGCCGTTGCTGGACGATGGAACAAACAGAATTTTTGCTGGGTGCGGAGAAATGGGCAAAGTTGACGAGCATCTGTATGATTAAAGCGGAGAGACGATTGAAAGACAAAACAGAGTATGAGACTCGCTACTATATCAGTAGCCTGCCGAGTAATGCTCAAAAATTATCCCAATCTGTTCGTAGTCATTGGTTGATAGAAAACTCTTTACATTGGGTTCTAGACTTGGCCTTCAACGAGGATGCTTGTCGCATTCGTAAGGATTTTGCTCCTGAGAATTTAGCCGTCTTACGCCATATCGCTCTTAACTTGCTCACAAAGGAAAATACTCTGAAACTTGGTATCAAGAATAAACGGCTACGCGCTGGTTGGAACGAGGACTATCTCCTTAAGGTTTTACTCGGATAA
- a CDS encoding ATP-dependent DNA helicase, with protein MTEISPTPSLRDLENLLQQIWGYSSFRFPQAEVIQSLLNAQDAVVVMPTGGGKSICFQLPAVLQEGLTIVVSPLIALMENQVQELRDRRLSAACLHNELSRYHRRQVLQSLAQGQLSLLYVAPETLLSPNLWTILCQPQIKIRGLMLDEAHCLVQWGDSFRPVYRRLGSFRQALLRQNPQAKPFGIAAFTATATPETQQDIATSLQLKKPRIFALSPYRSHLRLMVKIAWSNRCRRDLMLNFINLHPGQSGLIYVRSRRESELLSQALRLLKYETIAYHGGLGSQQRREIEQQWLRGELPFVVCTNAFGLGINKPDIRWILHYHPPALLSEYLQEIGRGGRDQLPANCLTLISEPTGWLDPSDRQRQGFFQQQLEQQYRQATAIARQIPRQGEIQAIKATFPDLELSLSLLHCLGQLEWLDPFHYRLLNDRHSPHFSPINAIAVQSVQPYLRTRRCRWQFLLQAFGWLSEAKNLACGQCDNCRRFKFKL; from the coding sequence GTGACAGAAATTTCTCCCACTCCTAGCCTACGAGATCTCGAAAATTTACTCCAACAAATTTGGGGTTATTCGTCCTTTCGTTTTCCCCAGGCAGAAGTGATTCAATCTCTTTTAAACGCTCAGGATGCGGTTGTTGTGATGCCAACGGGCGGCGGAAAGTCGATTTGTTTCCAATTACCCGCCGTTCTTCAAGAGGGATTAACCATTGTCGTTTCTCCTCTTATTGCCCTCATGGAAAATCAAGTGCAGGAATTACGCGATCGCCGTTTATCGGCCGCTTGTTTACACAATGAATTATCTCGTTATCACCGCCGCCAAGTGCTGCAATCCTTAGCACAGGGTCAACTAAGCTTATTGTATGTCGCGCCTGAAACCCTACTTAGTCCTAACCTTTGGACGATTCTCTGTCAGCCCCAGATCAAGATTCGGGGTTTGATGTTGGACGAAGCCCATTGCCTAGTACAGTGGGGAGATAGCTTTCGGCCAGTTTATCGTCGTTTGGGGAGTTTTCGTCAGGCTCTCCTCCGGCAAAATCCCCAGGCGAAACCCTTTGGCATTGCCGCTTTTACGGCTACGGCAACCCCCGAAACGCAACAGGATATCGCCACTAGTTTACAGTTAAAAAAACCTCGTATTTTTGCCCTCAGTCCCTACCGTTCCCATTTACGATTGATGGTAAAAATTGCCTGGAGTAATCGTTGTCGGCGAGATTTGATGCTCAATTTTATTAATCTTCATCCTGGCCAGAGTGGCTTAATTTATGTGCGATCGCGGCGGGAAAGTGAACTTTTGAGCCAAGCATTACGCTTATTAAAATATGAAACAATTGCCTATCATGGTGGCTTAGGATCTCAACAAAGACGGGAAATTGAACAACAATGGTTAAGGGGAGAATTGCCCTTTGTGGTTTGTACAAATGCCTTTGGGCTAGGGATTAATAAACCCGATATTCGTTGGATTTTGCACTATCATCCTCCCGCTTTATTATCGGAATATCTTCAGGAAATTGGTCGAGGGGGACGGGATCAATTACCGGCAAATTGTTTGACCCTGATTAGTGAACCAACGGGCTGGCTTGATCCCAGCGATCGCCAACGTCAAGGCTTTTTTCAACAGCAATTAGAGCAACAATACCGTCAAGCCACTGCGATCGCTCGTCAAATTCCTCGCCAAGGAGAAATCCAAGCAATTAAGGCCACCTTTCCCGATCTAGAATTATCCCTTTCTCTGCTTCACTGTCTAGGACAACTGGAATGGTTAGATCCCTTTCATTATCGTTTGCTCAATGACCGTCACTCACCTCATTTTTCCCCTATCAATGCCATAGCAGTCCAATCTGTTCAACCTTACCTAAGAACTCGCCGATGTCGTTGGCAATTTTTGCTTCAGGCCTTTGGTTGGTTATCGGAGGCAAAAAATTTGGCCTGTGGTCAATGTGATAATTGTCGTCGCTTTAAGTTCAAACTTTAA